A DNA window from Parabacteroides johnsonii DSM 18315 contains the following coding sequences:
- a CDS encoding V-type ATP synthase subunit D yields MAIKFQYNKTSLQQLEKQLKMRERSLPTIKSKESALRIEVKRTKDEVTKLELQLEQEIQSYENMMALWNEFNPELIAVRDVSLSTKKIAGVVVPVLDEIEFEIGRYSLFNAPAWFTDGIELLKKLARTGIEAEFSGMKLELLEHARKKTTQKVNLFEKVQIPGYKDAIRKVKRFMEDEESLSKSSQKIMRANQEKRKAKEEKEEAEV; encoded by the coding sequence ATGGCGATTAAGTTTCAATATAATAAAACCTCTCTTCAGCAATTGGAAAAGCAGCTGAAGATGCGTGAGCGTTCTCTGCCGACGATCAAAAGCAAAGAAAGCGCCCTGCGTATCGAAGTGAAGCGGACCAAAGATGAAGTGACGAAATTGGAACTTCAGCTTGAACAGGAAATACAGAGTTATGAAAACATGATGGCTTTGTGGAATGAGTTCAATCCCGAATTGATTGCGGTACGGGATGTTTCTCTTTCCACCAAAAAGATAGCCGGCGTGGTGGTTCCTGTGTTGGACGAGATCGAATTCGAGATCGGCCGTTACAGCCTGTTCAATGCCCCTGCTTGGTTTACTGACGGTATCGAGTTATTGAAGAAGTTGGCACGTACCGGTATTGAAGCCGAGTTTTCGGGTATGAAGCTGGAGTTGTTGGAGCATGCGCGGAAGAAAACCACTCAGAAAGTGAATCTTTTTGAGAAGGTACAGATTCCGGGTTATAAAGATGCGATCCGCAAAGTGAAACGATTCATGGAAGACGAGGAAAGTCTCTCCAAGTCATCACAAAAGATCATGCGGGCTAATCAGGAAAAGCGTAAAGCGAAAGAAGAAAAAGAGGAGGCTGAAGTATGA
- a CDS encoding V-type ATP synthase subunit I, whose product MIVKMSKYAFMVYHREYDAFLTTLRELGVVHVKETNSILDNAELQALLTERKQVSTAIRYCKSLNSQTKGVTLAPARELTKAEGLKLVGKLEEMQEKQVLLQAEKASLEKDIAYMDIWGEFSYANIRRLKKAGFDVTFFSCPTSKYEPKWGEEYNAFLVNNFQSVTYFVTVTKVGTPIDIDAERPKMPDRGLAKLHLAMEQLLDNIKALNNQLKEYAAGQYNTLVELEKNIQNEFNLSNTLMQTDREAGDKLMLLEGFVPTEEALAMEAALEKDGYYFQELDIQDGDRVPIKLKNNKFSRLYEPITKMFSLPNYAEFDPTPFFAPFFMLFFGLCFGDGGYGLLVIIACAIMKRKVGADFKPYLSLFQYLGLAALVVGTCTGSFFGIALVDVPAFASVKDYFVNSDNLMTFSIVIGLVQIVFGKAVAALKIMSQKGTKYGIAPFAWVFIIIALCCAFGLPMLNVQLSDTVKNVFLGVAAAGLLVAFLYNSPGKNIFLNFGTGLWNTYNMASGLLGDTLSYIRLFAIGLTGAILGGVFNSLAVDMTEGMNVVLRAVCMLLILLVGHAINIGLCTISSLVHPLRLIFVEYYKNAEFEGGGKEYKPFKKV is encoded by the coding sequence ATGATAGTAAAGATGAGCAAATATGCCTTTATGGTATATCATAGAGAATATGATGCATTCCTCACGACTCTCCGCGAATTGGGTGTTGTGCATGTGAAGGAAACGAACTCGATTCTGGATAATGCGGAACTACAGGCTTTGTTGACCGAACGGAAACAGGTAAGTACGGCGATTCGCTATTGTAAGAGCTTGAATTCCCAGACGAAAGGGGTGACCCTTGCTCCGGCACGTGAACTGACGAAAGCCGAAGGATTGAAACTGGTAGGCAAGCTCGAAGAGATGCAAGAAAAGCAGGTCCTGTTGCAGGCAGAGAAAGCCTCGTTGGAGAAGGATATCGCTTATATGGATATCTGGGGAGAGTTTAGCTATGCAAATATCCGGCGGTTGAAAAAGGCGGGTTTCGACGTGACCTTCTTTAGTTGTCCGACTTCCAAGTACGAACCCAAATGGGGAGAAGAGTACAATGCTTTTTTGGTCAATAATTTTCAGTCGGTTACCTATTTTGTGACGGTCACTAAGGTAGGAACACCAATCGATATCGATGCCGAACGTCCGAAAATGCCCGATCGGGGATTGGCGAAACTTCATCTTGCGATGGAGCAATTACTGGATAATATCAAGGCATTGAACAATCAGTTGAAGGAGTATGCGGCTGGGCAATACAATACATTGGTCGAGTTGGAAAAGAATATCCAAAACGAATTCAATCTCTCCAATACGCTGATGCAGACGGATCGAGAGGCCGGTGATAAGTTGATGTTGCTGGAAGGTTTCGTTCCGACGGAAGAGGCTCTGGCTATGGAGGCTGCTCTTGAAAAAGACGGCTACTATTTCCAGGAGTTGGATATACAGGATGGGGACCGGGTGCCGATCAAGCTGAAAAATAATAAGTTCAGCCGGTTGTACGAACCGATCACCAAGATGTTCTCCTTGCCGAACTATGCTGAGTTTGATCCGACGCCGTTTTTCGCCCCCTTCTTTATGCTTTTCTTCGGGCTTTGTTTCGGAGATGGTGGCTATGGCTTACTGGTGATTATTGCTTGCGCGATTATGAAACGTAAGGTTGGAGCTGATTTCAAACCTTATCTGAGCTTGTTCCAGTATCTCGGTCTGGCAGCGTTGGTTGTCGGGACTTGTACGGGATCGTTTTTCGGTATCGCTCTGGTCGATGTACCGGCATTTGCCTCGGTTAAGGATTACTTTGTGAATAGTGATAACCTGATGACATTCTCTATCGTCATCGGTTTGGTACAGATCGTATTCGGAAAGGCTGTTGCCGCTTTAAAGATCATGTCGCAGAAAGGAACGAAGTATGGTATCGCCCCGTTTGCTTGGGTTTTTATCATTATCGCTCTGTGTTGCGCGTTTGGCCTGCCGATGTTGAACGTACAATTGTCTGACACAGTGAAGAACGTATTCTTAGGTGTTGCTGCGGCCGGTTTGTTGGTGGCTTTTCTCTACAATTCTCCGGGAAAGAACATCTTCCTGAACTTCGGCACAGGACTTTGGAATACTTATAATATGGCTTCGGGCTTGTTGGGAGATACGCTTTCTTACATTCGTCTGTTCGCGATCGGTCTGACCGGGGCGATTTTGGGAGGGGTGTTCAACTCGTTGGCCGTCGATATGACGGAGGGGATGAATGTCGTCCTGCGTGCGGTTTGTATGTTGCTGATCCTACTGGTCGGTCATGCAATCAATATCGGTCTCTGTACGATCAGTTCGCTGGTTCATCCGTTGCGTCTTATTTTCGTGGAATATTATAAGAATGCAGAGTTCGAAGGCGGCGGAAAAGAATACAAGCCGTTCAAAAAAGTATAA
- a CDS encoding S9 family peptidase, which produces MKKQLLLVMLCAGMFCGTEAQGQETERLSGYVQAERFTKEKLNTMLFSTSVDPHWFQKGNNFWYEYKTSNGKAWYVVDPVAKTKRSLFDLDDIAAQITEIVKDPFTAQQLPIQKLEAGEDGRTFTFQITSSQDAKKDSTDKDKGPKKEIFFFSYDYPTRKLTWLQDKKKETEYPDWASFSPDGKTVVYAKDLNLYRMSREDYEKLKKDDKDSTVTDIQLTTFGVKDFGFGQPYSLLNTDTLCNGKRKAVWGIVWSPDSRYFAVTATDERAVKDLWVINSMASPRPTLETYKYQMPGEKEAPVEHLFLFDMNDNSHKEIRTSAFKDQTLRLARKPWRQKDRDRKEVASVWLGDNNRFFVTRSSRDLHRIDICSYTIGQDSIRPIIEERMNTYQEVRPLATIGDGKELIQWSERDGWAHLYLYDGEGNLKNRITRGPWHVDQIVKVDEAKRVVYFLANGKDKDENPYYEHLYRVGLDGSGLQQVTPGDYFHTVSMDDNAAFVVNNYSRVNTIPRTDLMDSNGRKLMTLEESDFSGLLAAGYQFPEPFKVKAADGVTDLYGVMYKPFNFDSTALYPIIDYVYPGPQVEATVYPFSRMSVRTDRLAQAGFVVITVGNRGGHPSRSKWYHNFGYGNLRDYGLADQKAAIEQLANRYPFIDINRVGIHGHSGGGFMSTAAILQYPDFFKAAVSCAGNHDNRIYNRWWSETHHGVKEVVSEKGDTTFVYNIKTNEEIAGRLKGHLMLVHGDIDNNVHPGNTLRVADALIRAGKRFDMLLLPQQRHGFGDMDEYFYWRMVDYFSRNLLGEQETSVDIPKR; this is translated from the coding sequence ATGAAAAAACAACTACTCTTGGTGATGCTCTGTGCCGGGATGTTCTGCGGTACGGAGGCTCAGGGACAGGAGACGGAGCGGCTATCTGGATACGTCCAAGCCGAACGTTTCACGAAGGAGAAACTGAACACGATGCTTTTCTCTACATCCGTTGATCCGCATTGGTTCCAGAAGGGCAATAATTTTTGGTACGAATATAAGACCAGCAACGGTAAAGCCTGGTATGTCGTCGATCCGGTGGCGAAGACGAAACGTTCGCTTTTCGACCTCGACGATATTGCCGCACAGATAACCGAGATCGTCAAAGACCCGTTCACCGCTCAGCAATTACCCATCCAGAAGCTCGAAGCAGGAGAGGACGGACGCACTTTTACTTTCCAGATCACCTCTTCGCAAGATGCTAAAAAAGACAGTACCGATAAGGATAAAGGTCCGAAGAAAGAGATATTCTTTTTCTCCTACGACTATCCCACGCGTAAACTGACCTGGCTTCAGGATAAAAAGAAAGAGACGGAATATCCGGATTGGGCCTCTTTCTCGCCCGACGGAAAAACGGTCGTGTATGCAAAAGACCTGAACCTCTACCGGATGTCCCGCGAGGATTATGAGAAGCTGAAAAAAGACGACAAGGATAGTACGGTTACGGACATACAACTCACTACTTTCGGTGTGAAAGACTTCGGTTTCGGTCAGCCCTATAGCTTGCTGAATACTGACACGCTTTGCAACGGCAAGCGGAAAGCTGTCTGGGGGATCGTCTGGTCACCCGATTCCCGTTATTTTGCCGTAACGGCCACGGACGAGCGTGCCGTGAAAGATCTCTGGGTTATCAACTCTATGGCTTCGCCCCGTCCGACGCTGGAAACCTATAAATACCAGATGCCCGGTGAGAAAGAAGCACCCGTCGAACACCTGTTCCTGTTCGACATGAACGACAATAGCCATAAAGAAATCCGCACGTCCGCATTCAAAGACCAGACGTTGCGCCTGGCACGTAAGCCGTGGAGGCAGAAAGATCGTGACCGGAAAGAGGTGGCAAGTGTCTGGTTGGGCGACAATAACCGTTTCTTTGTCACCCGTTCGAGTCGTGACCTGCATCGCATCGACATCTGTTCGTATACGATCGGACAAGATTCGATTCGTCCGATCATCGAAGAACGTATGAATACGTACCAGGAAGTCCGCCCATTGGCAACCATAGGTGATGGTAAGGAACTGATCCAGTGGAGCGAACGAGACGGTTGGGCGCACCTATATCTCTATGACGGCGAGGGTAACCTGAAGAACCGCATCACCCGTGGCCCTTGGCATGTAGACCAGATCGTGAAAGTGGACGAAGCCAAACGTGTCGTTTACTTCCTGGCTAATGGGAAAGATAAGGATGAGAATCCCTACTACGAACACCTGTATCGTGTGGGCCTCGATGGAAGCGGCTTGCAACAGGTCACTCCGGGCGACTATTTCCACACGGTCAGCATGGATGACAATGCAGCCTTTGTAGTTAATAATTATTCGCGTGTGAATACTATCCCGCGTACGGATTTGATGGATAGTAACGGCCGGAAGCTGATGACGCTCGAAGAGAGTGACTTCTCTGGGTTGCTGGCTGCCGGTTACCAGTTCCCCGAACCTTTCAAGGTGAAGGCAGCGGATGGTGTGACCGATCTCTATGGTGTGATGTATAAACCGTTCAATTTCGATTCAACAGCTCTGTATCCGATCATCGATTATGTATATCCGGGGCCCCAGGTCGAAGCTACCGTTTATCCGTTCAGCCGTATGAGTGTGCGCACGGATCGTCTGGCACAGGCCGGTTTTGTCGTGATCACGGTCGGGAACCGGGGCGGACATCCGAGCCGTTCGAAATGGTATCATAACTTCGGCTATGGCAACTTGCGCGATTACGGTTTGGCGGACCAGAAGGCGGCTATCGAGCAATTGGCCAACCGCTATCCGTTCATCGACATCAACCGTGTCGGTATTCATGGTCATTCAGGTGGCGGCTTCATGTCTACGGCTGCCATTCTGCAATATCCTGATTTCTTCAAGGCTGCCGTCTCGTGTGCCGGAAACCATGATAACCGCATCTATAACCGTTGGTGGAGCGAGACGCATCATGGTGTGAAGGAAGTGGTCAGCGAAAAGGGGGATACGACTTTCGTCTACAACATTAAGACGAACGAAGAGATCGCAGGAAGGCTGAAAGGTCACTTGATGCTCGTACACGGTGACATCGACAACAATGTCCATCCGGGTAATACGTTGCGTGTAGCAGACGCCCTGATCCGGGCCGGAAAACGCTTCGATATGCTGCTTTTGCCGCAACAACGCCATGGCTTCGGTGACATGGACGAATATTTCTATTGGCGTATGGTCGACTATTTCTCCCGCAACTTGCTGGGTGAACAGGAAACATCGGTGGATATCCCGAAACGATGA
- a CDS encoding HU family DNA-binding protein encodes MTTKRALIKELAQRMECTDVAAKKFLNSYIELITEKLSEGEGVSIHYFGKLVPHYQTERPGRNLRTGEECKIRARTSVKFKASEILIQKLNTGK; translated from the coding sequence ATGACTACAAAAAGAGCTCTAATCAAGGAATTGGCACAACGGATGGAATGTACGGACGTTGCCGCGAAGAAATTTCTGAATTCATACATCGAACTAATAACCGAAAAACTTTCAGAAGGTGAAGGGGTGAGCATTCATTATTTTGGCAAACTGGTTCCCCATTACCAGACAGAGCGTCCGGGACGTAACCTCCGTACAGGCGAAGAATGTAAGATACGCGCCCGCACATCAGTAAAATTCAAGGCCAGTGAAATCCTGATTCAAAAGTTGAATACCGGGAAGTAA